One part of the Streptomyces nigra genome encodes these proteins:
- the trxB gene encoding thioredoxin-disulfide reductase — protein sequence MNDTGIREVIVIGSGPAGYTASLYTGRAELKPLVFGGAIFVGGALTTTTEVENFPGFPEGIDGPDLMTNMRAQAERFGAEMVDDDIVAVDLTGDIKTVTDTAGTVHRAKTVIVATGSGYRKLGLPKEDELSGRGVSWCATCDGFFFRDRDIVVVGGGDTAMEEATFLTRFARSVTVVHRRSTLRASQVMQNRAFADDKISFAFDSEIAEIKESNGMLAGLVLRDVFSSATRDLDATGLFIAIGHDPRTELFKGQLDLDGNGYIQVASPSTRTNVPGVFAAGDVVDHTYRQAITAAASGCAAALDAERYLAALADGSAARLTAAVPA from the coding sequence GTGAACGACACCGGCATACGCGAGGTCATCGTCATCGGCTCCGGCCCCGCCGGATACACAGCCTCCCTCTACACCGGCCGCGCCGAACTCAAGCCGCTTGTGTTCGGCGGTGCGATCTTCGTGGGCGGCGCGCTCACCACGACGACCGAGGTCGAGAACTTCCCCGGCTTCCCCGAGGGCATAGACGGCCCGGATCTGATGACGAACATGCGCGCCCAGGCCGAGAGGTTCGGCGCCGAGATGGTCGACGACGACATCGTCGCCGTCGACCTCACCGGGGACATCAAGACCGTCACCGACACGGCGGGCACGGTGCACCGCGCGAAGACGGTGATCGTGGCGACCGGCTCCGGCTACCGCAAGCTCGGCCTGCCCAAGGAGGACGAACTCTCCGGCCGGGGCGTGTCCTGGTGCGCCACCTGCGACGGCTTCTTCTTCCGGGACCGCGACATCGTGGTCGTCGGCGGCGGTGACACCGCCATGGAGGAGGCCACGTTCCTCACCCGCTTCGCCCGCTCGGTGACCGTCGTCCACCGGCGTTCCACGCTGCGCGCCTCGCAGGTCATGCAGAACCGGGCCTTCGCCGACGACAAGATCTCCTTCGCCTTCGACTCCGAGATCGCCGAGATCAAGGAGAGCAACGGCATGCTGGCCGGGCTCGTGCTGCGTGACGTCTTCAGCAGCGCCACCCGCGACCTGGACGCGACCGGCCTGTTCATCGCCATCGGCCACGATCCGCGCACGGAGCTGTTCAAGGGCCAACTGGACCTGGACGGCAACGGCTACATCCAGGTCGCCTCGCCCTCCACCCGCACGAATGTTCCCGGCGTCTTCGCCGCGGGCGACGTCGTCGACCACACCTACCGCCAGGCGATCACCGCCGCCGCGAGTGGCTGTGCGGCAGCGCTGGACGCGGAGCGGTATCTCGCGGCACTCGCCGACGGCAGCGCCGCGAGGCTTACGGCTGCCGTACCGGCCTGA